Part of the Puniceicoccus vermicola genome, GACACAAGACATCAGTAGTGAAATTCGTCGGCTGGAACAGGAAGCCGCTAAACTTGAAAAGCAAAAAGCTGAACTCCTCAAGAAGCAAGAGGAACAAGAAAAGGAGCTCAAAAAGCTCGACAGCTTAGTCGCCGACAGCGGGTTCGACAGCGCTAAACAGCTGATCGAAGCCCTCATGGTCCGCTTCAAGATCGCTCCTTCCCAGCTGAACAAGAAGTCAGCCTCCATTTCTTCCGGTCGTACTCGCACCACCGTGACCGCCGAATTGCGCGATAAGATCAGCGCTGATTTGGCTTCTGGAATGTCGAAGACCGCCATTGGTGAAAAGTACAACGTGAGCTACCTCGTGGTTCGCGGAGTCGAAACCGGCAAGTACAAGGATCTTTAATCCCTTATCGGGAAGACCTTTCCTTCCGGGAAAGGGAGTCTCTTTCGTTAGCGGTGAACCTTCGGGTTCACCGCTATTTTTTTCGGAACTGCGCTTGACTCGGAGGAGCCGGAAGGATTTTTTATTCGGTTTTCCGGAGCCCGGTGGTGTAATGGTAGCACAACTGATTCTGGTTCAGTTTGTCGGGGTTCAAATCCCTGCCGGGCTGCCACTCGGGGCTTGAGACTGGAGCGTTTCCCTGAGGCTTAAAAGAGATTTTGATCCTCAACCGTTACCGGAGCTGTGAAACTTTTGCTTAAGAGCCGCATGAACGTTGTCCGGCACGAGGTGTGTGTCTTTTTCCGTGTAGCGTGCGACCTGCTTGATGAGGGCAGAGCTGGTGTAAAAGTACTTCTCGTTGGGCATCAGGAAAATCGTTTCGATCGACTCATCGAGATTCCGATTCATCTGAGCCATTTGGAATTCGTATTCGAAGTCGGAAATCGCCCGTAGCCCGCGGATTAACGCTTGGGCGCCCATCTTCTTCGCAAACTCGACAACCAAGCCTTCGAGGGGAAGAACTTCGAATCGATCGGTATCGATATTCTCACGGATTAGCTGAATCCGTTTCTCCAAGCCGAAAATCGGGCTCTTGGGATCGTTCTGCGCCACGGCTACGATCACTTTGTCAAAAAGGACCGAGGCACGGTGGAGGACGTCGAGATGTCCTTTGGTAATGGGATCGAATGTTCCCGGGTAAAGCGCTACTTTCATTCTAGATCGATACCAGTGGATCTGCCGGATGGCAATCGCTGAGCGAGGGGACTCTCTCCCCAACGGGCGATTTCCAGAAATGCACCTCTCGGGATGGCCGAGCGGGTAGGATCAGAGACCGTCCTCGCGCAAGGCCGCGTAATTTTTCTTGTCGCTGTCGGCGATGAGTTCTTGCCACACGGAAACGGAAAAGCCGGATTCGCCCAAATCGGCAAGGTCTTCATCATAATGGAAGGAGTAGTTTCCATTCATCGTAATCCGATCGGCAACGATTGCCCCGAATACGGATGCGACGCTGCCACCTCCCTTGAGGTCCACATTCGAATCTGGGGCATAAATCACTCCGTAGAGTGTGCCAGCCCCGTGCATCTTGACTTCACCGACATTGTTGCCGACCGCATAAATCTGTAACGAGGAAGGCTCGGAACCTTCGTTGACGATCCCGTTTCCTCCCACGTTCATATCATCTTTAATGTAGATCTCTACGGAGCTGTCCGGATCGATGATCAACTCACCCTTGATGTCCGTCTCCCCGTCTACGA contains:
- the coaD gene encoding pantetheine-phosphate adenylyltransferase, which codes for MKVALYPGTFDPITKGHLDVLHRASVLFDKVIVAVAQNDPKSPIFGLEKRIQLIRENIDTDRFEVLPLEGLVVEFAKKMGAQALIRGLRAISDFEYEFQMAQMNRNLDESIETIFLMPNEKYFYTSSALIKQVARYTEKDTHLVPDNVHAALKQKFHSSGNG